The stretch of DNA agTATAAGGCAAATTTTAAAGGGGATTCCATCACATTCAAGTTCGAAGtgcaacacatgtggaaccaaaagatcatcgtgGAAGGAGAAACCACTGaaccagacaggtatcatgccagtcatatgtactactatctctcGTGGTTGGAGAATGACATAGATGGGGACGTCAAACTGGGAGTCAATCTTAAAtataggatcatagatgaggtgGCTGAAGCACAGGTGAAATATAAGAGGCTAcacaaaagggtgttcgagtccgAAGTTAAGCATCTACAACAACATAAAGTGAACATGGAGGTGATAAGGGGATGGAAGGGATTTTCCAATAAGTAGATAGAGAGGTTAGAGTATCTAGAGCAAAGATTGATAGATCTAGAAGGGaggatgagaaagaggctttaggattgtcaaggcatggacgaTGATGTAAGGGGGAAGTTGGCAAAAGCTTACCTGCTACCGGACATGCGCGATTCAGGAAATATGATTGATGGGGTCacgagagccaagcatggagatggtccttcagggaccaagtagactaggaATAATATTCTTTATTGCTTTGTAGATTAGATTAGACTTCGATGTTATAAGGCTTGATTATAAGGCTTGATGCTATTAGTGACTTtataattattattgttgatttagtgGAAGATTGATTTGGGATTATTTTCGCACTAATGAAATGAGGCAAACATTTGcatgaattttctccaagtctatttGTCGCTTAGggctacctcgggcacaatgaggtccccaaaattaggacgTGAATTGTTGCGTGACGTTATGTGATACGtgtttaaatattgcaaacaccCTTTTACTTcgtcttactgacttggttacattttatttttctttcttttgattattcccattcccaaaggttggttcgtgcatactatCATCATCAGCATACCAAACCAGATCCATAGGTCCTCCACTTAGAGACCCGAAAAGTAAAGGCAAATGAAAAGGGaagatggatgatttaagtggtattcAAAAAGACAATGCTACCGTGGCAGAGAATGTTGAAACCTCAGACGGGAGAGGTACGCCAAGACAGAATGAGTTGGTCATAATTTGGAGCAAAACATCCTGGAGTTGCAGGGTGAGCTTGAGCATGCCCGAAATCTGGCAAACCTCTCTCTTACCCCAAATGTTCCtgacatcaaccagcaaaacacAACCACTCAGAACCAATCACCacaacaaaacacacaaaactagaatccaccacccatagctcTGAATCCTCCTGCACCGCACCAGTATCACAATCCTGCAGCTCCCCAAATCTTAACCCATCACCagtgcaaacccctcaacaacaccaccattACCCGACCCAATATAGGCAAAtcaccacttatcacactcctcAAAATGCAACCCAACCTACTTGTGACCCCCTTCAAACCTTAATCAACgatcacccatatacccaagttctaGGAGCTCATCAAGGCAACCCGATATACGTAGAAACCTTACCCCATTCCCCGCAACAAACCTTATACATACCTGAGCCAACAAGGAAGGACCTTCTCATTTGGAACATgacagaagaactcaagaaattgacAAGGAGATTCCAGAGTGTCGAAGGCGGGAAAGGTGTTGAAGATTTTAACTACGAAGATTTGTGTAtccagccagatgtagaactgtcGGAGGTTTACAAACATCCCaagtttgagatgtttgatgGCACTGGTGGTCCCAAGGTGCATATGAGAACCAACtgcgacaagcttgtaggagcgGGTAAGAACGAACAAATCCGCATAAAACTGTTCATGCGAAGTCTTACAGGAGACGCAttatcttggtatatcagtcagaaTATGAAGAAGTGGGCAAATTAggtaagcatggcatcagatgtcattgatagattcaggttcaataCAGAGAACGCGCCATCTTTTTCTATTTTCAAAATCTGCAAAAAAAGCCGAtagaaaccttccgcgagtatgctcCTCGTTGGAGATCAGAAGCCGCCAAGGTAAGGCCACCACTTGAAGAATAACAGATGAACAAGTTCTTGTTTAGAGATCAAGATATGTAGTACTATGAAAGGCTGATGGTTATTGAGAATCACAAGTTCTtagacatcatcaagttaggagaaaggatagaagaaggaatcgAGAGCGGGATGGTGACCAATTTACAGGCACTGCAAGCCACAAATAATGCCTTGCAATCAGGAGGTATTTTGAAGAAGAAGGAAGTGGGTGCCTTGATATTAGCCCAGGGCTCTAAGTCTCTTCTTAGATATCAAACACTTCCACCCATATATCAaccctcacctccaaaataccaataccccgccaccacctaccatacatatAACACCCAACCCACATATTATaattcacctccacccgcccaCCAAAACTACCCAAAACCACGACCAAACGTTGACCGTGGAGCTCCTAGAAAATACACCCCAATCGATaaacccatagcccaactgtatgagagactaAAGGCCGCTGGTTATGTCACCCCTATTCCTACTATTTCTATTAAGAACCCTTCCCAGTGGGTTAATACCAACAAAAcgtgtgcctatcactcaggcatgaaaggtcataccatTGAAGAATGCTGAATGttaaaggataagattcagacgctGATCGACACCAAGGTTATACATGCGACGGAAGTCGCACAAAATATCTGTAATAACCCTCTCCTAGATTATAGGGTCGAGGGAGTTaacgtgatagaaactgatgaggaaTGGGATCAGGAGGGATCCATTAGACTTATTCGAGAGCGGAATACTAACAAGACATATCCTGTCCCCCTCTCATtgattgtggtacaaacccaggcaCCATTTGAGGTCGAGGTAACTACGCCCTTCACCGTGACACtagctcccacaccatcttaTAAGTCCGATGCTGTCCCATGGGATTATGTAGTAGAggaaagaagaaagggaaaagccaagaTGGAAGAGACAGATGTtgcgcaaggtatgactagaaccggtagagtttacacacctgagaatcttggaggaacaagcaaagaagttgcATCTAAGCCACCTATCACTGAAACGAGCACTGATGATCTTTGGTGGAAGGTACAAGCATGAGAATATTCTTTTGTTGAtcacctaaataagactcccGCACAGATATTCATTTTGTCACTGCAACAACATTCATACGCAaacaagaatgccttgatgaaagtatTAAGCAAAGCATATGTACAAGCCGATATCACTAGCGGAGAGATGGCTAAAATGGTCGGACAGGTGGTGGagagtcacaaaattactttccacGAAGACGAGTTACCGCCAGAAGGGTTGGGCCACAACAAAGCATTGCACATCACTGTGCAatttgaagacaagttcattgccagggtcatgatagatggaggttcgagcTTGAACATATGCCCGTTGACCACTCTGAAAAGATTAGGTAAAGTCCTGCATGAGATACAGATgagaagcatgaatgtgaaaggATTCAATAtatctcagagagccactatcaGAGAAATCAACCTTAATCTAATGATGGACCCGACCTAGTTTGATGTCGAATTCCATGTGTTAGACATATCTGCCACTTACAACATGTTGCTGGGATGACCATGGATATATGTAGCTGGGGCACTTGCTTCCACTCTGCACCAGATTGTGAAGTgcgagtggaatcatcaggaggtgatcattcatggagatggaagcAACCCTATTTACACCAACTAGACCGTGCCAATCATCAAAAAACAGAAGGAAATTGGGAGGAGAAACATGCCACCGCATTGAGTGAGTAAACGCAATTGAGAAAGATCGGTAGTGGAGCAATAAGATAAAAACAATATTGATGTGGGTgggatatgaaccaggcaagggtcttTGCCAAAGCTTCAGGGGATCACAGAACCCATACGACCATTGTATCATGGCATGACCTTTGGGCTCGTATAGGAATATAGCGTACAAGAGTACTAGGATTGGACACTGCCGTGCACCAATTACTATCTgctggaacaacccataccaccgTTGTACCAGACATTCCGCCACACTGACATGATTTAGGGATCTGAGAAGGACGAGATGTTGGCTGGCATGAGGAAGCTGTTCCTGGACAAGAAAGttatggactgcagtgcaatttTAGAGGAGGAGGGGGAAGAAATTACTATTCAGACAGTTGGAGAAGGAGTTGTTTtcaagaactggaccgctgcaccGTCCTGAGCTCGCCAAGTACCTGAGTAGCCTGGCAGAATTAGCATGActtatttttaaattgtttttgagcatttaagacatttccaatgttttgttttgaaataattattcAGGCCATCGAGacgtacttgttgacaattttaagcattattaatgcattattgtttttcgtatttattattataattctacattctttttagcataattattacatatcctgatgaacccACGACTacgacatgtaatgagacaacgcaacataaggaaagtgattcggaagatttggaaggtgatataatacctgaggaaattatcaaagaagtagagaattttgagaacaaaccaaagtccaaCTTGGAGGAAACCGAGGCAATTAACCTAGGGGTTTCTGAAACATTCAAAGAAATTCgaataagcattcatctatcaccatcGAAAAACAAAAGAGTATATCAGGTttctaaaggaatatgaggataatTTTGCATGTTCCTACGACGATatgactgggttaagcacatccatagtggctcacaagctacctactaACCCcgtgtccaccggtaaagcagaagctcagaaaattcaagcccgATATGAATATGAAGATAATAGAGGAGGTTACCAAGCAAATCAAGGCCAAGGTCCTCCGAGTGGTCGAGTACCCGACCTGGTTAGCTAATATTGTGTCGGTTCCGAAGAAGGAAGGGAAAGTTAGATTGTGTGTTGACTATCTACATCTGAATACAACAAGTCTTAAGGATGATTTCTCGTTGCCCagtatacacatactgatcgacaactgtgctaagcatgaactccaatcctttgtggattgctttgcAGGATACATATTTGGATGAATGAGGAGGGCGctgaaaagacagcctttatcaTACCATGGgggatatattgttacaaaaatgatgccatttggtttgaagaatttTGGGGCCACCCATATAAGGGTCATTCGACTCTTTTCCACTACATGATACCCAAGGAAATaaaggtgtacgtggatgatgttatcatcgaATCTAAGAAAGGATCAGATCACATAGCAAACCTGAGGAAGTTTTTCGACCGACATCGAAAGTATAATTTGAAGCTAAATCCTgtaaaatgtgctttcggagtcccAGCTAGGAAGTTGCTGGGTTTTATTATCAGCCGCTGGggtattgagctagacccatcaaaaatcaaagttATTCATTTCCTTCCACCACTAAAgagcaagaaagatgtgatgagttttctggGCCGCCTCAATTACATCAGTCGTTTTATAGTacaatcaacggtgatatgtgagAAGATCTTCAGGATATATAGGAAAGATATTGCGACAAGATGGATCGAAGAATGTTAAAAGGCTTTtcacaaaatcaaggagtacctATCAAACCGTCTATGTtgcccccccccctccccaaaaGCAGGAAGAACTCTGCTGTTGTATCTGTCCTTGTTGGATGGAGCCTTTGGCTGCGTTCTGGGGGCAACACGATGCAATCGGGAGGAAGGAGCacgcgatatattatctgagcaagaagttcacaccttacgagGCCCAATATTCTTTGCTGGAGTGTACTTGCTGTGCATTGAAATGGATAGCCCataagttgagacattatttctgtgcatacactacatatctcatatcaaggatggatctgcttaaatacatctttcagaaagcCATGCCAACATCATTTATGTGACTCAGAAGGTAGTCAAGGGGAAACCATTGCCCGATCACTTGGCAGAGAACCCCGTAGGCAGAGAATACGAACCATCGAAGACGTATTGTCTAAATGAGGAAGTGTCATTTGTAGGTGAAGATATTGCCGAAGCATAcaatggttggaggatgtttttcAATGTAGCagaaaacttcaaaggagtgggcatTAGGGCTGTCTTTGTATCAGAAATCGATCAACATTATCCTATATCCTCAAAGCTCAGGTTCCCGTGCACTAACAATATGGCGGagtatgaggcttgcatcttgggactcagattGGCCATCGACATGAACGTTCTGGAGTTGCTGGTAATCAGATATTCTGA from Nicotiana tomentosiformis chromosome 11, ASM39032v3, whole genome shotgun sequence encodes:
- the LOC138901291 gene encoding uncharacterized protein, whose product is MLAGMRKLFLDKKVMDCSAILEEEGEEITIQTVGEGVVFKNWTAAPIHIWMNEEGAEKTAFIIPWGIYCYKNDAIWFEEFWGHPYKGHSTLFHYMIPKEIKVYVDDVIIESKKGSDHIANLRKFFDRHRKYNLKLNPVKCAFGVPARKLLGFIISRWESHANIIYVTQKVVKGKPLPDHLAENPVGREYEPSKTYCLNEEVSFVGEDIAEAYNGWRMFFNVAENFKGVGIRAVFVSEIDQHYPISSKLRFPCTNNMAEYEACILGLRLAIDMNVLELLVIRYSDLLVHQVVGEWATKNTKILPYLHYVQELIKRFTKIEFKHFPRIHNELEDALATLSSMIQYLDKNFIDPIPIEIRKHPAYCAHVEEESDRRPWFHDIKEYLEKIEYPENAAHTQTRTLQRLDNISFRVEEFCIEGPPIWDCCDVSMPRRHLDCSKKYIPEHAELT